The sequence CAGACTGCAGCTACTCCAATCGGATACCATAATCCTTCCAGATACCATGTGGCATGTCCGGCTTCTTTTCCGGTGGTTACAAGATAAGTAGCTACGGCAGGAAGGAGTCCTCCAAATACCCCATTTCCAATGTGATAAGGCAAAGACATCGAGGTGTAACGGATTCTTACCGGGAACATTTCAACAAGGAACGCAGCAATGGGGCCGTAAACCATAGTTACAAAGATGACCTGAATGAATACCATGAATACCAGATACCATTTTGTGCTGTCACTTACTTTTACCGATTGTGAAACCTTTGGTTCTTCGGCTTTTCCCTCTTTCATAACCGGACCGCTTGGTGACCAGTGAACGATGCTGTCTTTTTTTATTAAAGTTCCATCGGTGAAAAGAGTTTCTTTATGGAAGGTAACAAGACTGTCTGTTGCAATATCCTTGTGAATTTTAGCCGTTCTCTTTTCTGTAATTCCGTTGGTGGCAACTGTTTTATTTTCAAGGCTGACACTTTTGAACATACTGTCGTAAATAGGTCTGTAAGCTAAAATAGCAATCAGCATTCCGGTCATCATCACCGCTTTTCTTCCGATTTTATCCGATAACCAACCGAAAAACACAAAGAAAGGAGTTCCTAAAAACAAAGCAGTTGCCATTAAATAATCTACCTGCGTAGAATCAATATTCATTACTTTTTGCATGAAGCTCATGGCGTAAAATTGTCCGGTATACCAGATTACCCCTTGTCCCATGGCTGCTCCAAAAAGGGCAAGCAAAACGAATTTGAAGTTGAATTTATTACCAAAACTCTCTTTTAAAGGGTTTTTAGACGTTTTACCTTCACTTTTTGCTTTGGCAAAAAGCGGAGACTCTTTCATATTTTTTCTGATGATATATGAAACACCTACCATTAAAATGGAAATCCAGAAAGGAATTCTCCAGCCCCAGCCATCGAATTCTTCAGGAGAAAGAGTAGTCTTTGTAATTAAAATAACAATTAGTGAAATGAATAGTCCTGCGGTGGCTGTAGTTTGGATCCATGAAGTCCAGTAACCTCTTCGATGGGGTTGTGCGTATTCTGCTACATAGGTTGCGGCTCCTCCATATTCACCCCCAAGAGCAAGTCCTTGTAATAACCTTAGGATTAAAACCAAAACCGGAGCAAGGAACCCGATGGTTTCATAACTTGGGATACATCCGATCAGGAAAGTGGAAAATCCCATAATGAGTAGCGTCACCAGGAATGTATATTTTCTTCCGATAATGTCACCCAATCTTCCGAAGAATAAAGCCCCAAAAGGTCTTACTACAAATCCTGCGGCAAAAGTAGCTAAAGTAGACAAAAATGCTGCTGTCGGATTGTCAGCCGGGAAAAACTTGGTCGCTAAAACGATGGCTAAACTTCCAAAGATATAGAAGTCATACCATTCTATCAATGTTCCGAGAGATGAGGCAGTGATCACACTCCAAATAGTGCGGTTTTTCTGCCTGTCGGTCATATTTTCGTAGCTTTCGTGATGATTGTCACTCATATTGATTAGTTTTTGATGTTAATGGAATGCGTAAGATGTTTTATTCTTAATAAAACTTAACTTAACTCATCTTACGGTTTTTATTACCTTAATATGT is a genomic window of Chryseobacterium nakagawai containing:
- a CDS encoding MFS transporter translates to MSDNHHESYENMTDRQKNRTIWSVITASSLGTLIEWYDFYIFGSLAIVLATKFFPADNPTAAFLSTLATFAAGFVVRPFGALFFGRLGDIIGRKYTFLVTLLIMGFSTFLIGCIPSYETIGFLAPVLVLILRLLQGLALGGEYGGAATYVAEYAQPHRRGYWTSWIQTTATAGLFISLIVILITKTTLSPEEFDGWGWRIPFWISILMVGVSYIIRKNMKESPLFAKAKSEGKTSKNPLKESFGNKFNFKFVLLALFGAAMGQGVIWYTGQFYAMSFMQKVMNIDSTQVDYLMATALFLGTPFFVFFGWLSDKIGRKAVMMTGMLIAILAYRPIYDSMFKSVSLENKTVATNGITEKRTAKIHKDIATDSLVTFHKETLFTDGTLIKKDSIVHWSPSGPVMKEGKAEEPKVSQSVKVSDSTKWYLVFMVFIQVIFVTMVYGPIAAFLVEMFPVRIRYTSMSLPYHIGNGVFGGLLPAVATYLVTTGKEAGHATWYLEGLWYPIGVAAVCLIIGLIYLKNKNNNLHD